A part of Halalkalicoccus subterraneus genomic DNA contains:
- a CDS encoding elongation factor EF-2 codes for MGRRKKIVQECERLMDKPENIRNIAIAAHVDHGKTTLTDNLLAGAGMIADEGEATRLMMDTEEDEQERGITIDAANVSMTHEYEDTNHLINLIDTPGHVDFGGDVTRAMRAVDGAMVVVDAVEGAMPQTETVVRQALREGVKPTLFINKVDRLISELQEGPEEMQQRLLSVIDDVNELIRGMTEDMDDIDEDWTVSVEDGTVAFGSALYRWGVSMPSMQATGIDFGDIIDLERNGERQELHDRTPLSDVVLDMVCEHFPNPLDAQPRRIPRIWRGDDESDLAEGMRLVDDDGEVVLMVTDIGVDPHAGEIAAGRVFSGTIEKGQELYVSGTANKNRVQSVGIYMGGEREEVEHVPAGNIAAVTGLRDAIAGSTVSSVEMTPFESIEHISEPVITKSVEAKSMDDLPKLIETLRQVSKEDPTIQITINEDTGEHLISGQGELHLEVITQRIERNQGIPVNTGEPIVVYREAIRGATDTVEGISPNRHNRFYLTAEPLSEDLVDAIKLGEVSMDMPEQERREALQEAGMDKDPSQNVEHIFGTNVLIDDTKGIQHLNETMELVIEGLEEALDEGPLAAEPVQGTLLRLNDARLHEDTIHRGPAQVIPAVRRAVHRALITGHVSLLEPIQNVRIDVPSEHMGSASGEIQGRRGRVDDMYQEGDLMVIEGIAPVDEM; via the coding sequence ATGGGCCGACGAAAGAAGATCGTTCAGGAGTGTGAACGGTTGATGGACAAGCCGGAGAACATCCGGAACATCGCCATCGCCGCACACGTCGATCACGGCAAGACGACGCTGACGGACAACCTACTGGCCGGCGCGGGCATGATCGCCGACGAGGGCGAGGCCACCCGGCTGATGATGGACACCGAGGAGGACGAACAGGAGCGCGGGATCACCATCGACGCGGCCAACGTCTCGATGACCCACGAGTACGAGGACACCAACCACCTCATCAACCTCATCGACACGCCGGGCCACGTCGACTTCGGCGGTGACGTCACCCGAGCGATGCGCGCGGTCGACGGCGCGATGGTCGTCGTCGACGCCGTCGAGGGCGCGATGCCCCAGACCGAGACGGTCGTCCGGCAGGCGCTTCGTGAGGGCGTCAAGCCGACGCTCTTCATCAACAAGGTCGACCGCCTCATCTCGGAGCTCCAGGAGGGCCCCGAGGAGATGCAACAGCGCCTCCTCTCGGTCATCGACGACGTCAACGAGCTCATCCGCGGGATGACCGAGGACATGGACGACATCGACGAGGACTGGACGGTTTCGGTCGAGGACGGCACCGTCGCCTTCGGCTCGGCGCTCTATCGTTGGGGCGTCTCGATGCCCTCGATGCAGGCGACCGGCATCGACTTCGGCGACATCATCGACCTCGAACGGAACGGCGAGCGCCAGGAACTGCACGACCGGACGCCGCTGTCGGACGTCGTGCTGGACATGGTCTGTGAGCACTTCCCGAACCCGCTCGACGCCCAGCCCCGTCGTATCCCGCGCATCTGGCGCGGCGACGACGAGTCGGACCTCGCGGAGGGGATGCGGCTGGTCGATGACGACGGCGAGGTCGTCCTGATGGTCACCGACATCGGTGTCGACCCCCACGCCGGCGAGATCGCCGCGGGTCGTGTCTTCTCGGGCACCATCGAGAAGGGCCAGGAGCTGTACGTCTCCGGTACCGCGAACAAGAACCGCGTCCAGTCGGTCGGCATCTACATGGGCGGCGAGCGCGAGGAGGTCGAACACGTTCCCGCGGGGAACATCGCTGCCGTCACCGGGCTTCGGGACGCGATCGCCGGATCGACGGTCTCAAGCGTCGAGATGACCCCCTTCGAGTCGATCGAGCACATCTCCGAGCCGGTCATCACGAAAAGCGTCGAGGCCAAAAGCATGGACGACCTGCCCAAGCTCATCGAGACGCTCCGGCAGGTCTCGAAGGAGGACCCCACGATCCAGATCACGATCAACGAAGACACGGGAGAACACCTCATCTCGGGCCAGGGCGAACTCCACCTCGAAGTGATCACCCAGCGCATCGAGCGCAACCAAGGTATCCCCGTGAATACCGGCGAACCGATCGTCGTCTACCGCGAGGCCATTCGCGGGGCGACCGACACCGTCGAGGGGATCTCGCCGAACCGCCACAACCGGTTCTACCTCACCGCCGAACCCCTCTCCGAGGATCTCGTCGATGCGATCAAGCTCGGCGAGGTCTCGATGGACATGCCCGAACAGGAGCGCCGCGAGGCCCTCCAGGAGGCCGGCATGGACAAAGACCCCTCCCAGAACGTCGAGCACATCTTCGGCACGAACGTCCTCATCGACGACACCAAAGGGATTCAGCACCTCAACGAGACGATGGAACTCGTCATCGAGGGGCTCGAAGAAGCCCTCGACGAGGGTCCACTGGCCGCCGAACCCGTCCAGGGGACGCTGCTCCGGCTGAACGACGCGCGCCTGCACGAGGACACCATCCATCGGGGTCCCGCACAGGTCATCCCCGCGGTGCGCCGTGCGGTCCACCGTGCACTCATCACCGGACACGTCTCGCTGCTCGAACCCATCCAGAACGTCCGTATCGACGTTCCCTCGGAGCACATGGGATCGGCAAGCGGCGAGATCCAGGGTCGCCGCGGCCGCGTCGACGACATGTACCAGGAGGGTGACCTGATGGTCATCGAGGGGATCGCCCCCGTCGACGAGATGAT
- a CDS encoding sulfite exporter TauE/SafE family protein — translation MSPELAVLLAVIALFAGIGITAIGPGGVFVTIALFALAPLSSPEVAGTASATFVATGLLGSLVYFQSGEFAQGHAREIAIVLSATSVLGALAGSRLNFLLPEAVFGYLLSAFVATVGVVIVYRERVGLKPSNRIDAVPAQQRRIMIGTIGLGVGVLGGLLGVGGPVVAVPVLVMLGVPMLVAVAVAQVQSIFISAFAAASYATAGAVSVPVALLVGVPQLIGVVAGWKVAHLVDPGRLRVVLGIVLIVVAPTLLL, via the coding sequence GTGTCGCCCGAACTCGCCGTGCTGCTCGCGGTGATCGCGCTGTTTGCCGGTATCGGCATCACCGCGATCGGCCCCGGCGGCGTCTTCGTCACGATCGCGCTGTTCGCGCTCGCACCGCTTTCGTCCCCCGAGGTCGCCGGTACCGCGAGCGCGACGTTCGTCGCGACGGGCCTCCTCGGGAGCCTCGTCTACTTCCAGTCCGGCGAATTCGCACAGGGACACGCCCGCGAAATAGCGATCGTCCTGAGCGCCACGAGCGTCCTCGGCGCGCTCGCCGGCTCGCGGCTCAACTTCCTGTTGCCCGAGGCGGTCTTCGGCTACCTCCTCTCGGCGTTCGTCGCCACCGTCGGCGTGGTGATCGTCTACCGCGAGCGCGTCGGACTGAAGCCCTCGAACCGGATCGATGCGGTCCCGGCCCAACAGCGGCGGATCATGATCGGGACGATCGGTCTCGGGGTCGGGGTTCTGGGCGGCCTGCTCGGCGTCGGCGGGCCCGTCGTCGCCGTGCCGGTCCTCGTGATGCTTGGCGTCCCGATGCTCGTCGCGGTCGCCGTCGCGCAGGTCCAGTCGATCTTCATCTCGGCCTTTGCCGCCGCGAGCTACGCGACCGCCGGCGCGGTCTCAGTTCCCGTCGCGTTGCTCGTGGGGGTCCCCCAGCTCATCGGCGTCGTCGCCGGCTGGAAGGTCGCCCATCTGGTCGATCCGGGCCGGCTTCGGGTCGTCCTCGGGATCGTCCTGATCGTGGTGGCACCGACCCTCCTGCTCTGA
- a CDS encoding Nramp family divalent metal transporter has product MATTHDSRSRLEGVSSLIKEYGLAFVMVASYFGSGSVFIASQAGVAHGYTLLWAVVGAALLGFMAQDMSARLGIHGTSLMVFVRRKLGRGGATTVALFLSIGCVAWTLGLVAAVGAAVQYLSGGAIAWQPVAVATTFVAIGVGLLDYDMVENVMIGMMLALMLVFVIVMLPSGADPVAVASGFVPSIENPAALTVAAGLLGTTALWPNFFLESILVKNKGWTDESDLPTMRKDLAVGYSVGGITTVAILIASAAILPALGYTALDTFMTPGEALVEVFGTWAMVLFIVGAAAAAFNSIIPIMWTPAYIIPQALGYEPTKESRPFKLIFAAGTGLGVFSPLISSALDLGVVDMVVLFPTYNGIFGLPLAAALLFWSVNDRETMGEYTNSLKLNAINATLVLLAIVLAVFSARDFVGMLFGGGL; this is encoded by the coding sequence ATGGCAACAACGCACGACAGCCGGAGTCGGTTAGAGGGGGTATCGTCACTGATCAAGGAGTACGGGCTCGCGTTCGTCATGGTCGCGAGCTACTTCGGCTCCGGCTCGGTTTTCATCGCCAGTCAGGCCGGTGTCGCCCACGGCTATACGCTTTTGTGGGCGGTCGTCGGCGCGGCGCTGCTCGGCTTCATGGCCCAGGACATGAGCGCCCGGCTGGGGATCCACGGCACATCGCTCATGGTGTTCGTCAGGCGAAAGCTCGGGCGAGGCGGCGCGACGACCGTCGCGCTGTTCCTCTCGATCGGCTGTGTGGCCTGGACGCTCGGATTGGTCGCGGCGGTCGGCGCCGCCGTCCAGTACCTCTCGGGCGGGGCGATCGCCTGGCAGCCCGTCGCGGTCGCGACGACGTTCGTCGCGATCGGCGTCGGCCTGCTCGATTACGACATGGTCGAGAACGTCATGATCGGGATGATGCTGGCGCTCATGCTCGTCTTCGTGATCGTCATGCTGCCAAGCGGCGCGGATCCGGTCGCGGTGGCGAGCGGGTTCGTCCCGAGCATCGAGAACCCCGCGGCACTGACGGTCGCGGCCGGCCTGCTCGGAACGACCGCGCTCTGGCCGAACTTCTTCCTCGAATCGATCCTCGTCAAGAACAAGGGCTGGACCGACGAGTCGGATCTCCCGACGATGCGAAAGGACCTGGCCGTCGGATACAGCGTCGGCGGCATCACGACGGTCGCAATACTGATCGCCTCGGCGGCGATCCTGCCGGCGCTCGGCTACACCGCGCTCGATACGTTCATGACGCCCGGCGAGGCGCTCGTCGAGGTCTTCGGTACGTGGGCGATGGTCCTGTTCATCGTCGGGGCCGCGGCGGCGGCGTTCAACAGCATCATTCCGATCATGTGGACGCCCGCCTACATCATCCCGCAGGCGCTTGGCTACGAACCGACCAAGGAGAGCCGCCCGTTCAAGCTCATCTTCGCGGCCGGAACGGGGCTGGGCGTGTTCTCGCCGCTCATCTCCTCGGCGCTCGACCTCGGGGTCGTCGACATGGTCGTGCTGTTCCCGACCTACAACGGTATCTTCGGGCTACCACTGGCGGCGGCACTGCTGTTCTGGTCGGTCAACGACCGCGAGACGATGGGCGAGTACACCAACTCGCTGAAGCTCAACGCCATCAACGCGACGCTCGTGTTGCTCGCGATCGTCCTCGCGGTCTTCTCCGCACGGGACTTCGTCGGGATGCTCTTCGGCGGCGGTCTGTAG
- a CDS encoding DUF1328 family protein encodes MLELAILFFVLAIVAGALGAGGIAGLSMTIAKWLVIAFLVLAVVSFLL; translated from the coding sequence ATGCTTGAACTCGCCATCCTGTTTTTCGTTCTCGCGATCGTCGCTGGCGCTCTCGGTGCCGGCGGCATCGCGGGACTCTCGATGACCATCGCCAAGTGGCTGGTTATCGCCTTTCTGGTCCTGGCGGTCGTCTCGTTCCTCCTCTGA
- a CDS encoding DUF309 domain-containing protein, protein MDRPLRIGIALYNDGWYHAAHDAWEPPWLELSSGTEKRFLQGLIQYTAAIHHARGRNWAGATGLAGSAYGYLDGLSGTYRGVDLIPVREGLSALAGDPEWIERTAPPRLVRRGRTLSLSDLDARDCLLAAPVLAAADDYDAETVERACSYAHEAIETGDSNLFLGLCTDFVREPAHRELVYGRLAEHVSRRRSRERDVEGLFDPSS, encoded by the coding sequence ATGGACCGACCGCTTCGAATCGGGATCGCGCTGTACAACGACGGATGGTATCACGCCGCTCATGACGCCTGGGAACCGCCCTGGCTCGAACTGTCGTCGGGGACGGAAAAGCGGTTCCTCCAGGGGTTGATCCAGTACACCGCCGCGATTCACCACGCGCGCGGACGAAACTGGGCGGGTGCGACCGGACTCGCAGGGAGCGCGTACGGGTATCTCGACGGGTTGTCCGGGACGTATCGGGGCGTCGATCTGATCCCCGTTCGGGAGGGGCTGTCAGCGCTCGCGGGCGATCCGGAGTGGATCGAACGAACCGCCCCACCGCGACTCGTCCGCCGGGGCCGGACGCTCTCGCTTTCCGATCTCGACGCGAGGGACTGTCTGCTCGCCGCCCCGGTCCTCGCGGCAGCCGACGACTACGATGCGGAGACGGTCGAGCGCGCGTGTTCGTACGCACACGAGGCGATCGAGACGGGCGACTCGAACCTGTTTCTCGGACTCTGTACGGATTTCGTCCGCGAACCGGCCCACAGGGAACTCGTCTACGGCCGCCTCGCGGAGCACGTCTCCCGTCGGCGCTCGCGTGAGCGGGACGTCGAGGGGCTGTTCGACCCCAGCAGCTGA